A single window of Granulicella mallensis MP5ACTX8 DNA harbors:
- a CDS encoding TIGR03435 family protein: MSKFLLSLIFVASLGCCRNGVAQQPAPPLPVYDAVVIKLNHGLSRGTHVDSDDAWFRATNVPLKHLLVNAYGIREGLISGLPGWADSLRFDVYAKVTDPDMKALSSLSREQRQAMLAAILVDRFHLKTHTEPKTLPVYELVVAKNGPKLKVSAVAPDAAGSGNMNVHNTDMAATGVTLSDLVGNLSFPLDRTVIDKTGLTGRYDFRLQWTADNVANGAADNGAADAPPNLFTAIQEQLGLKLQPGKGPVDTLVIDHVEQPTEN; encoded by the coding sequence ATGTCGAAGTTTTTGCTTTCGCTCATCTTCGTAGCGTCTCTGGGTTGCTGCCGGAACGGTGTCGCCCAGCAACCCGCACCTCCATTACCGGTCTATGACGCCGTTGTGATCAAGCTGAACCATGGCCTTTCACGAGGCACACACGTGGATAGCGACGACGCCTGGTTTCGAGCAACAAATGTGCCACTCAAACATCTACTCGTGAATGCCTACGGAATTCGCGAAGGCCTGATCTCCGGTCTGCCCGGATGGGCCGATTCGTTGCGGTTCGACGTCTACGCCAAGGTGACAGATCCGGATATGAAGGCCTTGAGCAGTCTTTCGCGCGAACAGCGGCAGGCAATGCTCGCCGCCATTCTTGTAGACCGCTTTCATCTAAAAACACATACTGAGCCCAAGACGCTTCCTGTGTATGAACTGGTCGTCGCAAAAAACGGCCCGAAGCTTAAGGTGAGTGCAGTTGCGCCGGATGCGGCAGGCTCCGGCAATATGAATGTGCACAATACGGATATGGCTGCCACAGGAGTGACGCTATCGGATCTGGTGGGAAACCTGTCCTTTCCACTGGATCGCACGGTGATCGACAAGACGGGCCTCACGGGCCGATACGACTTTCGACTGCAATGGACCGCTGATAACGTCGCGAACGGTGCAGCCGACAATGGTGCGGCTGATGCTCCACCGAACCTCTTTACGGCGATCCAGGAGCAGCTTGGACTGAAGCTGCAACCCGGAAAGGGGCCGGTAGATACGTTGGTGATCGATCACGTGGAACAGCCTACGGAAAACTAA
- a CDS encoding HD domain-containing protein, whose amino-acid sequence MSNLSSALTLPDSLLAKEATDLLRGHSTDLLFNHSMRVYLFAAELGRQRKLRFDPELLYVAAAFHDLGLIKKFSSPDERFEVDGANAARQFLTAHGVPEEQIEIAWAAIALHTTPGVTQYMRPEVALLYSGVGLDVLGRGFDQFSSELREKIVAEYPRKHFKAGFIQEYFAGFAHKPGTTYGTVNASICERLIPGYTTPNACDVIAASPFPDSDY is encoded by the coding sequence ATGTCAAACTTATCCTCTGCTCTTACCCTTCCCGATTCCTTGCTTGCGAAAGAAGCCACTGATCTCCTGCGTGGGCATTCTACGGATCTGCTCTTTAATCACTCGATGCGTGTCTACTTGTTTGCGGCTGAGCTGGGCCGTCAACGAAAGCTTCGCTTCGATCCTGAACTTCTCTACGTCGCGGCCGCGTTTCACGATTTGGGTCTCATTAAAAAATTCTCTAGCCCAGACGAACGCTTCGAAGTTGATGGTGCAAACGCTGCCCGTCAGTTCCTCACAGCGCATGGGGTCCCTGAAGAGCAGATAGAAATTGCATGGGCAGCCATTGCTCTGCACACCACTCCCGGCGTCACTCAGTACATGCGCCCCGAAGTCGCTCTACTCTATTCGGGAGTCGGTCTCGATGTGCTTGGAAGAGGCTTCGATCAGTTTTCTTCGGAGTTGCGTGAGAAAATCGTGGCCGAGTATCCTCGAAAGCACTTCAAGGCAGGCTTCATCCAGGAGTATTTTGCCGGCTTTGCGCACAAGCCCGGCACGACCTACGGCACCGTGAACGCCAGCATCTGCGAGCGTCTCATCCCAGGTTATACAACTCCTAATGCCTGCGACGTGATAGCTGCATCTCCCTTTCCCGATTCCGACTACTAA
- a CDS encoding NADP-dependent oxidoreductase, which produces MAEMKTMEFTDELNLQLVRRPVPEPQAGEVLIQVSAVGVTPTEKLWYPTSHYADGTARSKAIPGHEFSGIVVGLGTGVTSYRRGDAVFGLNDWFAEGATAEFCITRPSNLSLKPSSLSHVEAASAPIGSLTAWQGLHVRAKLRKGERVLIHGGAGAVGLFAVQLAKSQGAYVIATSSKANIDFVRQLGANEVIDYRERRFEEAGLVDVIFDTVGGETLDRSWDLLKPGGRLVTIAADAESSTDPRVKSAFFIVEQDGEQLAALGKLFDSGELKAFVKAELPMEDADHAYSGLIAGNPGKLIIRTKD; this is translated from the coding sequence ATGGCAGAGATGAAAACAATGGAGTTTACAGACGAACTGAACCTGCAGTTGGTGAGACGTCCGGTCCCCGAACCGCAAGCGGGCGAAGTCTTGATTCAGGTCTCCGCCGTTGGCGTGACCCCTACAGAGAAGCTTTGGTATCCCACCAGCCACTATGCGGACGGTACAGCCCGATCCAAGGCGATTCCCGGACATGAATTCTCAGGCATAGTCGTGGGGTTAGGTACGGGAGTAACTAGCTACAGACGGGGTGATGCCGTTTTCGGCTTGAACGACTGGTTCGCAGAGGGGGCTACAGCTGAGTTCTGCATAACAAGGCCATCGAATCTTTCTCTGAAGCCATCTTCTCTCTCCCACGTCGAAGCAGCCTCAGCCCCGATTGGCTCGTTGACGGCATGGCAGGGACTGCATGTCCGAGCAAAATTACGGAAAGGCGAACGAGTCCTTATACACGGAGGGGCGGGGGCGGTGGGGCTTTTCGCCGTTCAACTTGCAAAATCGCAAGGAGCGTATGTGATCGCCACGTCGTCCAAGGCGAACATCGATTTTGTAAGGCAGCTTGGAGCCAATGAGGTCATCGATTATCGAGAGCGCCGTTTTGAGGAGGCAGGTCTAGTCGATGTAATCTTCGATACCGTAGGAGGAGAAACCCTGGACAGATCCTGGGATCTTCTCAAGCCTGGTGGCAGGTTGGTCACGATTGCTGCGGATGCAGAATCGAGTACCGATCCCCGAGTAAAGAGTGCTTTTTTCATCGTCGAACAGGATGGAGAACAATTAGCCGCACTAGGCAAGCTTTTCGATTCCGGAGAGTTGAAAGCTTTTGTCAAAGCTGAGCTTCCAATGGAAGACGCAGACCATGCTTATAGTGGCTTGATTGCTGGCAATCCCGGCAAACTAATCATCCGTACGAAAGACTGA
- a CDS encoding Gfo/Idh/MocA family protein has translation MSNPNENLLSLNASEAAPSRVGRREFIKTSALAAGAFAFGAPAIVRGQHLNSKLNIACIGIGGKGRSDTDACAGENIVALCDVDAGSEAYQTQTKKYPSAKFYKDFRQMLDQMGDQIDAVTVSTADHTHAIVASAAMKRNKAVFCQKPLTQTIYEARYLRNMAHDRKLVTQMGNQGSASDGLRRAVETIQDDLIGQVHEVHVWTNRPIWPQAMERPAGEDPIPATLDWDAWIGPAPMRPYVGSRNPKDRNGVYTPFNWRGWQDFGTGALGDMACHTVNIPFRALDLDYPTEIEAMPFGRMNKESYPVGSKIRFAFPKREARISLEHPHLFHHYKKIEHDAMTLWWYDGGQPDSTARGGHDLSNKPPAELTADIVALLGRLPDSGCLLIGEGGMVFSPDDYGSNFFVKLKGEKEFVNYLKHPAMAQYPERIPRNRHVGDFGHAENAADLGQAHALEWLDAIKANKPEMCYSRFDIGARLVEIMLLGCVSLRVGQKIEWDGPKMVAKNCPQAAQFIQRQDRTGWALS, from the coding sequence GTGTCGAACCCAAACGAAAACCTGCTCTCGCTGAATGCCTCTGAGGCCGCGCCCTCCCGTGTCGGCCGTCGTGAATTTATCAAAACCAGCGCTCTCGCAGCCGGTGCCTTTGCGTTTGGCGCGCCTGCAATTGTGCGCGGACAGCATCTCAACAGCAAGCTGAACATCGCCTGCATCGGCATCGGCGGAAAAGGCCGCAGCGATACCGATGCCTGCGCTGGCGAGAACATCGTCGCGCTGTGCGATGTGGATGCAGGTTCCGAGGCCTATCAGACGCAGACCAAGAAATATCCGAGCGCGAAGTTCTACAAGGACTTCCGTCAGATGCTCGATCAAATGGGCGATCAGATCGATGCGGTCACAGTCTCCACGGCGGATCACACGCACGCCATTGTGGCATCGGCGGCGATGAAGAGGAACAAAGCGGTCTTCTGCCAGAAGCCGCTGACGCAAACGATCTACGAGGCGCGCTACCTGCGGAACATGGCCCACGACCGAAAGCTCGTGACGCAGATGGGCAATCAGGGCAGTGCCTCGGACGGTCTCCGCCGCGCGGTGGAGACGATTCAGGACGATCTCATCGGACAGGTGCATGAAGTCCACGTCTGGACAAACCGTCCGATCTGGCCACAGGCCATGGAACGCCCCGCCGGAGAAGACCCCATCCCAGCCACCTTGGATTGGGACGCCTGGATTGGCCCGGCTCCCATGCGGCCCTATGTCGGTAGCCGGAACCCTAAGGACAGAAATGGAGTTTACACGCCATTTAACTGGCGCGGCTGGCAGGATTTCGGTACCGGGGCACTGGGCGATATGGCCTGCCACACGGTCAATATCCCCTTTCGCGCTCTCGATCTCGATTACCCCACAGAGATCGAAGCCATGCCTTTCGGCCGGATGAACAAGGAGTCCTATCCTGTCGGTTCCAAGATCCGATTCGCCTTTCCCAAACGCGAAGCCCGCATTTCTCTTGAGCATCCGCATCTCTTCCACCATTACAAGAAAATCGAGCACGACGCGATGACACTCTGGTGGTACGACGGCGGCCAGCCTGACTCCACAGCTCGTGGCGGCCACGACCTGAGCAACAAGCCGCCTGCGGAACTCACCGCCGATATCGTCGCCCTGCTAGGCAGGCTTCCCGACAGCGGCTGCCTGCTCATCGGCGAAGGAGGCATGGTCTTTTCGCCGGACGATTACGGGAGCAATTTCTTCGTAAAGCTCAAGGGCGAGAAAGAATTCGTCAACTATCTCAAGCATCCGGCCATGGCGCAATACCCGGAGCGCATCCCGCGCAATCGTCATGTCGGGGATTTTGGGCATGCCGAGAATGCCGCGGATCTCGGGCAGGCGCATGCGCTGGAATGGCTCGATGCCATCAAGGCGAACAAACCAGAGATGTGCTACTCGCGTTTTGATATCGGTGCGCGTCTTGTGGAGATCATGCTGCTGGGCTGCGTGTCCTTGCGCGTCGGCCAGAAGATCGAATGGGACGGACCGAAGATGGTTGCGAAAAACTGTCCTCAGGCTGCGCAGTTCATACAGCGGCAGGACCGCACCGGTTGGGCACTTTCCTGA
- a CDS encoding trimeric intracellular cation channel family protein, with translation MTTIRRVLSYPALLRPTSDTLLLAVDFLGTLVFAIEGGVAAARGNLDLLGALVLAFVTALGGGIIRDVLIGAIPPNSIRDWRYGAIAFFGAIVAFFMHSLVLEIPASFLTMLDAAGLALFAVAGAEKALNYKIHPFLAILMGGITGVGGGTVRDVLLAQVPTVLRADVYATAALAGAAVVVIGLRLKLPRTPVAICGISVCFLLRMVSVWRHWNLPRLAGH, from the coding sequence ATGACCACGATCCGTCGCGTTCTGTCCTATCCCGCTTTGCTCAGGCCTACATCGGACACACTTCTTCTGGCGGTCGATTTTCTTGGCACGTTGGTCTTCGCCATCGAGGGCGGCGTGGCGGCGGCTAGAGGCAACCTCGACCTGCTCGGCGCCTTAGTGCTGGCCTTCGTCACGGCGCTGGGCGGCGGAATCATCCGCGATGTGCTCATTGGGGCCATTCCGCCCAACTCTATCCGTGACTGGCGTTACGGAGCTATCGCTTTTTTCGGAGCGATCGTAGCCTTTTTTATGCACTCGCTTGTGCTCGAAATTCCAGCGTCTTTCCTGACCATGCTCGATGCCGCCGGATTGGCCCTATTCGCCGTAGCAGGCGCGGAAAAGGCCCTGAATTATAAGATCCATCCTTTCCTCGCCATCCTTATGGGCGGCATCACCGGCGTTGGAGGAGGTACGGTGCGCGATGTCCTGCTTGCCCAGGTACCCACCGTCCTGCGAGCCGACGTCTATGCCACGGCTGCCCTCGCCGGAGCCGCGGTCGTCGTGATCGGCCTTCGGCTAAAGCTTCCTCGAACGCCCGTCGCCATCTGTGGAATCTCCGTATGTTTCCTGCTCCGCATGGTCAGCGTCTGGCGGCACTGGAACCTGCCCAGGCTGGCTGGCCACTAA